The genome window ACCGATCGTCGCCGGGATGGACGACCTCGATGCAGACGCCGTCGACACGCTGCTGATCGGCATCGCGCCTATCGGCGGCGGCTTCGACGAGAGCTGGCGCGAAGACGTCCGCACGGCCCTCGAGTACGGCTGTGACGTCGTCTCGGGCCTGCACTACTTCCTCAGCGAAGACGAGGAGTTCGTCCGACTGGCCGAGGAAAACGGCTGTGAACTCCAGGACGTTCGCAAGCCCCACGATGATCTGACCGTCGCGGAGGGCGTCGCCGGCGATATCGACGCCGAGGTCATCCTGACCGTCGGCACCGACTGTTCGGTCGGGAAGATGACCGTCTCGATGGAACTCGTCCGTGACGCCCGCGAGGCCGGTCTCGACGCCGCCGTCGTCCCCACCGGCCAGACGGGAATCATGATCGAAGGCTGGGGCAACCCGGTCGACCGCGTAGTCAGTGACTTCACCGCTGGTGCCGTCGAAGAGATGCTCGTCGAACTCGGCGACGAACACGACTACCTCTTCGTCGAGGGCCAGGGAAGCATCGTCCATCCGGCCTACTCCGCCGTCACCTGTGGCATCCTTCACGGCTCGATGCCCGACAAACTCGTCCTCTGTCACGAGGCCGGCCGCGAGGCGATCCACGGCTACGAGTCGTTCTCTCTGCCGTCGATCCCGACGTACGTCGACCTCTATGAGAATCTCTCTGCGCCCGTCTCGGAGGCCGAAGTCGTCGCCGGCGCGTTGAACACCGCCGGACTCGAGGACGACGTGGCCGCCCGCGACGCCGTCGATGCGTACGCCGAGACGCTGGGTGCGCCCGCGACGGACGTCATCCGCTTCGAAACCGACGATATCATCGAGGCACTGCGATGAGTGGTGAGACGACGATGACGCTCGAATCCAGTTTCAGACGCCACTCGTTGGCGCTCGAGTACCCCTTTACGATCACTCGAGGGACGCAGACCGACGCCGAGATCGTGACCGTCCGTATCGAGGACGGGGATGGCACCGTCGGCGTCGGCGGGGCCGGGCCGTCGGCTCACTACGGTGAAACCGCAGCTACCGTCGAAGCCGTGCTGCCGGAGTTGCTCTCGGTCGTCGAGGAGATCGGCGATCCACACCAGCTCGGACGGATCGAACGCCGGATTCGTGAGACCGTCAACCGGAACCCAGCAGCACGCACCGCGGTCAGCATCGCACTCCACGACCTGGTCACCAAACGACTCGACGTCCCGCTCTACCGCTACTGGGGACTCGACCCGACCGACACGCTCGAGACGTCGTATACGATCGGCCTCGACGACACGGAGACGATGCGCGAAAAGACCGAGACCGCACTCGAGCGCGGCTACAACACGCTCAAGGTCAAACTGGGTACCGACCGAGACATCGAGATCGTCGAGACGATCCGGTCGGTCGCCCCGGACGTTCGCCTCTACGTCGACGCAAACGAAGCCTGGACCCCGCGAGAGGCCGTCTCACGAATCGACCAGCTCGCCGAGTACGACCTCGAGTTCGTCGAACAGCCCGTCCCCGCCGAAGATCCCGAAGGGCTTCGGTACGTCTACGAGCGCTCGGCGCTCCCGATCGCTGCCGACGAATCGTGCATCACGCTCGAGGATATTCCACAGATCGCAGACCGCTGTGACGTCGCAAACCTCAAGCTGATGAAGTGTGGCGGCCTACGCGAGGCGAAACGGATGATCCACGCCGCCCGCGCCCACGGCCTCCAGGTGATGTGTGGCTGTATGACCGAGTCGAACGCCTCGATCGCCGCCGCCTGTCACCTCGCGCCGTTGCTCGACTACGTCGACCTCGACGGGGCGTTGTTGCTCGCGGAGGACCCGTACGAGGGCGTTCCCATGCCCGGCGGCGAGATCGATCTCGCGGGACTCGAGCGAGCCGGCACCGGCGCCAGACGGTAATCGATCGGCAGGGACAGCGACCGCATCGGCTGCACCGATTTCCGCCACCCGATCGCTTTTGCGCCGAATCTGCGATGCTGGGATATGCCCACACCGACAGCGCGAGTCACTCGAGCCGAACACTCGAGCATCCGCGTCATGTTCGATCTCGCAGAGCGACACGACGGCGACCTCGTCAGACTCGAGGTCGGCGAGCCCGACTTCGACACGCCCGAGCACGTCGTCGACGCGGCCGCACGCGCCGCTCGGGCCGGCGAAACCCACTACACCTCGAACGCCGGGTTGCCGGCGTGTCGGCGCGCGATCAGTGACGTCCTGGCTACCGAGTACGACGTCCAGTACGATCCCGACGAGATCGTCGTCACCGTCGGTGGGATGGAAGCGCTCCACCTCGCGGTGCTGTCGACGGTCGGCCCCGGCGAGGAACTGCTCGTTCCGGGACCGACCTGGCCGAACTACGAGACGCAGGCGATACTCGCGGGGGGCTCGCTCCGTGAAGTGCCGATGCCGGCCGCATCAGATTTCGACCTCGAGGCCGACCGCGTTATCGACGCGATGAGCGACGAGACCGGTGCAGTCGTACTCACGACGCCGTCGAATCCGACCGGGCGCGTCTTCGATCCCGAGGAGTGTCGTGCCGTCGTCGAGGCCGCCGCCGACCACGGGGCGTACGTGATCGCCGACGAAGTCTATCTCGGACTCACCTACGACCGCGAGCCAACGGGGATCGCCGCCTATACCGACCATCCCGACCACGTCCTCACGGTCGGCTCCTGTTCGAAAGCCTACGCGATGACCGGCTGGCGACTGGGCTGGCTCGCGGGCGACCGTCACCTCCTCGAGTGCGTGCTCGCGGTTCGTGAGTCGACGACGGCCTGTGCCTCGAGCGTCGCCCAGCACGCGGCCATCGCCGCACTCACCGGCCCACAGGAGCCGTTCGAGGAGATGCGCCGGGAGTTCAGGCGGCGTCGTGACCTCGTCGTCGATCGCGTCGAGGCGATCGACGGGCTCTCGTGTCCACGACCCGAGGGAGCGTTCTACGCCTATCTCGACCCGGGAATCGACGGCGAAAGCCTCCCGCTTGCGAAATACCTGCTCACAGAACACGGCGTCGTGCTCGCGCCGGGCGATGGCTTCGGCGACGCGACTCCGGGACGGCTCCGACTCTCGTTTGCGAACTCTATCGACCGCCTCGAGGAGGGGTTCGACCGGATCGAAGCCGGATTGGCACAGTACTAATTCGATCGTGGAGTCAACACATCAGTTCGCCGCCGTTGACGTTCAGTGTCTCGCCCGTGACGAACGTCGCATCCCGCAGGTACGCCACCGCGTCGGCGATCTCGTCCGGCCGACCATAGCGGTCGACCGGAATCACTGCCAGTTCCTCGCGTTTTTCGGCTGGTGACCGATCGCCGGTCATGTCCGTCTCGACGTGCCCCGGCGCGACCGCATTCACTCGAATGCCGGGCGCGAAATCCCGTGCGTGACTCCGGGTGAGCGAGAGCAGCGCCCCCTTCGAGGCGGCGTAGTGACACTCGATTGCCGCGCCGGTGTGAGCGAGAATCGACGAGACGTTCGTCACCGACGGGTCGGCCGTCGACGCGTGAAGAAAGGGGAGTGCCGCTTTGGTGACGGCAAACGCGGAGTTGACATTTACGTCCATGATCCGATCGAAGTCCGATGGCTCGAGATCCTCGGTAACGACGTGCTGATCGACGCCGGCGTTGTTGACGACGTGATCGACACCACCGAACGCGTCGGCGGCCGCGTCGACCAGTCGGGCGGCAGCGTCGGCGTTCGAGACGTCCGCCCCGACGGCGACCGCCGCTTGCCCACGGTCGCGAATCTCGTCGACGACCGCGTCTGCGGCATCAGCACTCGAGCGATAGTTCACGGCGACGTCGTATCCATCGTCGGCGAATCGGAGCGCGATCGCCTTGCCAATTCCTCTCGACGATCCGGTGACGACTGCGGCTGGCATACCGTGACAACGGGCGAGGGCCGACTTCGTCGTTTGGGTCGAGGAACTCCACAATCGATCGATCCCCGGAACCGGCCCGGACAGTTATTGCCTTCGTACTCCCCCGGACCGAGAGACGGCCACCCGTCCTTCGTCGATCTCGAGGCCGAACCCAAGCTCCTCGAGCGTCGCAGCCGCCTGCCCGTCGCCGTGGAGCAAGACCTCGACGAGGTCGCCGGGTTCGTCGATATCGGTACTCAGCCGGAACGAGTCGATCGACACACAACTCGCGCCGACCTCGCGGGCGATCCGGACGTGATCGAGGTAGGACGCGCCGTGGTAGTCGACTCGAAACGAGGGGTGGCGAACCACGAGCGCGTTCGTCCCGCCGCCGCGTCCCGGCGCGATCACCACGTCCGCGTCGGCGGAAAACAGCCGCTCGAGTGCGGTCGGCGTCGCCAGTGCGAGGTCGGCCATGACGACCGCAACCGTCTCGCCAGCCGACGTCGGAAGCCGTGCGTTGACCGCCTCGGTCAGCGGCCGGTCGTCGACCGTCACCGCCGCCGGGAGGCTCGAGAGCCCCGGTCCGTTCGCGTCGGCGAGCGACGCAGTCGAAAGCACCGTGGGCTCGTGGCCCGTCTCGACGAGCGCCGAGACGACGTCCGTAAGCATCGCCCGGGCAACCGTCGATCGCTCGACAGGCGAGAGCACCGACTCGAGCCGGGTTTTGGGTGTCTCGGCGGCAAAGGGAACGACGACCTGCATCTAGCGTGGGAACTCCTTACGCGCTGAAAAATACGTCGAACTTCGCCACAAACCGGGCGGAGTCACCGAGTGCAGTCCACTGCGTCTCAGACGACGCTCGGACAGCAACCGGTGTAAACCGACCAGGTCACGGCCGGCCCCACCACGACCGTTCGTGCCCCCCGACACGCGTGCGGTCGTCCCGTCGACCGACGGGCGTGGTCAGAACAGCGGTTCGAGTTCGTCCTCGTCGTCCTCGACGAGTTCCTCTAAGTTCTCTTCGCTTTCGGCCTGGATGTCGTCCATGTTGTCCTGAGCCTCGATCGCGACCTGCTGAAGCCGCTTGATCCGTGGGACGTTCGTTACGCCCGAGAGCAAGATGGCCGACGAGACCTCCGGCACCTTCTGGGGATAGTCGCCACCCCGAACCTCCATACTGCCGGTTTCCTCCTCGAGCCACTTGCGGCCGCGTTCGATGCCTTTTCGGTTCAGGTACTCCGGCGGTCCGGAGACAACGAGCAGGGCGCGCTCGGTGCCTTCGATCTCACACGGGAGCGTAAGCCGTCCGAGGGCGGCCTTGCGAACGAGGCTCGTGATTCGGTTCGTCGTGTTCGCGGCGTCGAGATCGTCGGCGCCGCCGTCGTCGCCGGTGAACCGCGAGAGGAGCCCACCGCTCGAATTGAGCTCGACGCCCTCGCTGGCAAAGCCAACCGTCGAGACGCCGCCACCGGAGAGCGTGTTGATGATCTCAGAGGAGTCGACGACGCTCTCTGCAACGTCCTGGTTGCCGGTGACCTCACCGGCACCGAAGAGGATGCCGAATCGCCGGACGATCTCCTCGTTGATCTGACCGTAGCCGCTCTCGACGGACTCGCCGGTCTGTCGCCAGGAGTCGTTGTCGAAGACGAGCAGGTTGTCGACCTCACGGACGAACGTCTGGAACGATCGCGCCGCGTTGAGGGTGTAGATGCCACCCTCGTCGGTCCCCGGCAGGACGCCGAGTCCGTACACCGGGATCGTGTAGATTCGCTTGAGGTGTTTCGCGAGAACGGGCGCGCCACCGGAGCCGGTGCCGCCGCCCATACCGGCGACGATCAAGAACGCGTCGACCTCGTGGGTCGGGATCGCGTCGATCGCGTTCTGCACTTCGTCGATGTCCTCTTCGGCGATTTCCGCGCCGAGCTCGTTGTCTGCACCCACGCCATGGCCCTTTACTCGGGCCTGGCCGATGAGTACACGATTCTCCTGTGGGATGCGCTCGAGACCCATGAGGTCTGCTTTCGCGGAGTTCACCGCGAGCGCCGCGCGGACGATTCCGCTGTTCGTCCGGTCGTCGTAATCGAGGAATCGATCGACGATCTTCCCACCGGCCTGTCCAAATCCGATCATCGCCAGCTTCATTGTTAGTCAGGGGGCTCCGTTGGGTTGGAACAGAGCGATCAAGGTTATAAACCTTGTGATGATGTGAATTTCTCTCATAAATGAATGTACGAAGAAATAGAATGACAGCGCCACGTTCCGCTGAGCGAACCACACCTATAAACGATATTTATAACGAGTTGAAACGACGTTTTTAGGCCGCGGGAGCGACGCACGGGCCCTGTGAAACGAGTGAGGCGATCCCAACCGCCGAGGCGCAGCTCGATCAGACGCGTTCGGGCTGTCGCGTGTCCGCCCCGTCCGGTGTGAGGCCGAGATACGACTCGAGCGTCCGCAGGGTAGACTCCTCGCGGCCGAACGCCGTGACGTCGTTATCCGAGACGGTGTTGTCCATCTCGAGCGATCGGGCCTGGTCGCCACCGAACGGGACGAACGGAACCGGTTCGATCGCGGTCAGCCCGACCTTCGCGAGCGCCATCGGGACGGGAAGGACGGTAACCGACCGTCCCTCGGCTTCGTAGGCGAGTCGCGTTACGTCCGCGAGGGTGAACACGTCCGGACCGCCGATTTCGTAGATTTCCCCGACGTGAGCGTCGGCCTCGAGCGCGTCGGCCACCATCGGGACGAGGTCACCGACCCAGATCGGCTGAAAGCGCGTTCGGCCGCCGCCGGGAAGTCCAGTGACGTAGGGGGTCGTCAACTGCTTCGTGAAACCGACGAACTCGCCGCCGTCACCGAAGACGACGGAGGGGCGAAAGATCGTCCACTCGAGACTCGAGTTCCTGACGACGCGTTCTGCACGACCTTTCGCCCGGATGTATGCCGTGTCCCCACCGGGATCGGCATCGAGTGCGCTCATCTGTACGAACCGGTCGACGTCGCCATCTTCGGCGGCACGAACGAGGTTCTCGGTGCCGCCGAGGTGGACCGCGTCGTGGTCGGCCGCACCCGTCGGCTGGTACAGCGGTGAGAGCGAGACGAGGTTGACGACGGCGTCGTGGGCCGCGACCGTCTCGGCGATCGAGTCGTACGCGCTCACGTCACCCATTGCCGTCTCGACACCGTCTGGAACGGCGTCGGCATCCGGTGATCGGGCCAGCGCCGTCACCTCGTGATCGCGCCTCGCCAGTTCCGCACACAGATTCGTTCCGATGAAGCCGGTGCCGCCGGCAACGAGGATCTTCATAGCCAAACCGTGTGCTCGAAGCGGTATATACCTGATCGCCTTACAATGTCGTGACCGGCCAGCTCGGATGGTGTCTCCTAAGTAGTTCTCGCCACGAGATGTGAGCATGCTGGTCACGCTCGAGGGACTGGACGGCAGCGGGAAAACGACGGTCTGGGAGGCACTCAGAGAGCGCTATCCCAACGCGACGTTCACCCGCGAACCAACGAACGACTCCTGGTACGGCGATGCCGTCTATCGGTCGATCGACGACGACGACGCCGACCCGCTTGCCGAACTCTTTCTGTACACCGCCGACCACGCCGACCACCTCTCACGGGTGATCGAACCCGCCCTCGAGCGCGGCGACCTCGTGATCTCCGATCGCTACGCCGACTCGCGGTTTGCCTATCAGGGCGCGACGCTCGAAGGCTACGACCGACTCGCCGTCGACGATCCCCTCGAGTACGTCGTCGACGTTCACGACCCGTTCACCATCGAACCCGATCTGACCGTTTACCTCGAGCTCGACCCCGAAACGGCCGCGGACCGCGCCGGTACGACGAACAAGTTCGAACGCGCCGCCTACCTCGAGTCGGTCCACGCAAACTACGAGCGCCTGCTCGAGTGCGACCCCGACCGGTTCGTCCGCGTCGACGCGACTCAGGAACCAGACGCAGTGTTCGAGAAAGTCGACGGCGTACTGGCCGACGCGATCGGCGACTGAACACGATGGCCGGGAGCGACGCTCCCGTCAGTTCGGCCGACCACAGCGAAACCGCTGGCCGCTAATCCATCGCGATGTACGTCTGGGTTCCCTCGACGCCGTCGATATCCTGGATCTGCGTCGCGGCGATCTCTTTGACCGCCGCGGGGGTATCGACCTGCGCCTTCGCGATAATGTCGATGTCGCCCGCGACGATGTGCGCCGAGTCGACGCCATCGATCGCTTCCATCTCGGTTCTGAGCCGGTCCGCCTCTCCCGTGTTCGCTTTGACCATGACGAATGCTGTGACCATCAGTTGATACCTCCGGTGCCCGCGTTCGCGGCTGCCTGTGTCGGACGCTCGCCGACCACTAGCTGTCTGACGTCGCTCAAGACGTCGAAGTCAGCCAGGACGACCAACCGGTCGCCGATCTCGAGTGACTCGTCCGGGGACGGGATCTCGAGCGAGCGGTCGCGTTTGCCGTGTGCGAGGATGGTTGCGTCGGCGGGAAGCTCCAGTTCGCCCATCGTATACCCGTTGGTCGGGGCCTCGTCAGTGACCGTGAGTTCGACGATCTGGAGGTTCGGGGCGACGTCGGCGATGGCGCGGATCGTCCCGCCCAGCAGGGCGTTCTTGGCGCCGATCGCACCCAGCCGTTCGGGGTAGACGACCTCGTCGACCTCGTCGGCGTACTTCCGATAGATCTCCTCGCGATAGGCCTCGTCGATGCGCATGACCGTCCGACAGCCATAGTGAGTGGCGATCATGCAGGCGGTGAAGTTGACGTTCAGATCGCTCGTCAACGCCCCGACTGCGTCCGCCGACTCGACGCCGGCGTCCTCGAGGATCGACTCGCGTGAGCCGTCACCCGTCACGACGGTGAACGATTCGCGCTGAGCGCGCCTGACCATCGCCTCGTCCCGCTCGATCAGCGTCAAATCGTGGCCTTCCTCGCGAAGGACACGCGCAGTGCGCAGTCCAACCCGTCCAGCCCCGATAATCACGAACCGCATGGAAAGGGGTACGGCACCACCCATCAATAAGGTTGTGCCAGTGTTACACACAGTCGTGAAACACGACGACTGAGTCGGGCAAAGGCTTTAGTCGTGTCAGAGAATACCACACGGTCGACCGATGGTACACGCGTTCATCATGATCAAGACGGCTGCTGGTAAGTCCGAGGGGCTGCTCGCCTCGATCAGAGACCTCGAGTCGGTCTCGACCGCCCACATCGTCGCGGGCAACTACGACATCATCGCGGAGGTCGACGCACCCGAGGTCTACGACGTCCTCAAGGCCGTCTCCTCGAGCATTCAGGGGCTCGAGGGCGTGACCGACACGAAGACCTACATCGCGATGGACTAACGACGCCGTGGTAGGCTATGATGCACTGCTGGTACACCCTCGAGAGACGTTCGGTTCACAGCGGCATTCCGCCGCGTTCACCATCGGCTGCCTCCTGTCCGCGACTCTGAGCGTTCTCGAGCAGCGTCGCGGCCGGACCAACGTACTCGTAGCCAGGGACGATCCCCTCGGCGAACGTGCCCTCGACGAACTCGACGAGTGCCTTGGCGTCTTCGACTCCCTCGCGGGCGTCCCAGGCGGTGTACTCGAGGACGACCAGAACCTGATCGGCCGTGCGGTCGACGGCTGGCTCGTCGTGGGTGTCCGTGTGAGCAACGGTGAAGACGTCCGCGAGGCGTCGCTCGAGAGTCTCGAACCAGTCGCGTTCGATGATGTCCGCGACGGCATCGCCGACGACGGCAGCCCCGAGGGTGGGCAGTGAAACAGTTACGCTGATGTGACCGTCCCGGGGCCCCTCGGCGTCAGTGGCCGTGACGGTCGCGTCGAAGACTGTCGTGGTGAGTTCGTACGCCTCGTCTGTCGGTTCGAACGCCTCGTGAGACTCGAGTTCGCGTTCGATGGCCGCGGGGAGTG of Natrarchaeobaculum sulfurireducens contains these proteins:
- a CDS encoding dipeptide epimerase, yielding MTLESSFRRHSLALEYPFTITRGTQTDAEIVTVRIEDGDGTVGVGGAGPSAHYGETAATVEAVLPELLSVVEEIGDPHQLGRIERRIRETVNRNPAARTAVSIALHDLVTKRLDVPLYRYWGLDPTDTLETSYTIGLDDTETMREKTETALERGYNTLKVKLGTDRDIEIVETIRSVAPDVRLYVDANEAWTPREAVSRIDQLAEYDLEFVEQPVPAEDPEGLRYVYERSALPIAADESCITLEDIPQIADRCDVANLKLMKCGGLREAKRMIHAARAHGLQVMCGCMTESNASIAAACHLAPLLDYVDLDGALLLAEDPYEGVPMPGGEIDLAGLERAGTGARR
- a CDS encoding complex I NDUFA9 subunit family protein, which encodes MKILVAGGTGFIGTNLCAELARRDHEVTALARSPDADAVPDGVETAMGDVSAYDSIAETVAAHDAVVNLVSLSPLYQPTGAADHDAVHLGGTENLVRAAEDGDVDRFVQMSALDADPGGDTAYIRAKGRAERVVRNSSLEWTIFRPSVVFGDGGEFVGFTKQLTTPYVTGLPGGGRTRFQPIWVGDLVPMVADALEADAHVGEIYEIGGPDVFTLADVTRLAYEAEGRSVTVLPVPMALAKVGLTAIEPVPFVPFGGDQARSLEMDNTVSDNDVTAFGREESTLRTLESYLGLTPDGADTRQPERV
- a CDS encoding tubulin/FtsZ family protein; amino-acid sequence: MKLAMIGFGQAGGKIVDRFLDYDDRTNSGIVRAALAVNSAKADLMGLERIPQENRVLIGQARVKGHGVGADNELGAEIAEEDIDEVQNAIDAIPTHEVDAFLIVAGMGGGTGSGGAPVLAKHLKRIYTIPVYGLGVLPGTDEGGIYTLNAARSFQTFVREVDNLLVFDNDSWRQTGESVESGYGQINEEIVRRFGILFGAGEVTGNQDVAESVVDSSEIINTLSGGGVSTVGFASEGVELNSSGGLLSRFTGDDGGADDLDAANTTNRITSLVRKAALGRLTLPCEIEGTERALLVVSGPPEYLNRKGIERGRKWLEEETGSMEVRGGDYPQKVPEVSSAILLSGVTNVPRIKRLQQVAIEAQDNMDDIQAESEENLEELVEDDEDELEPLF
- a CDS encoding DUF5813 family protein, encoding MPDSSLPAAIERELESHEAFEPTDEAYELTTTVFDATVTATDAEGPRDGHISVTVSLPTLGAAVVGDAVADIIERDWFETLERRLADVFTVAHTDTHDEPAVDRTADQVLVVLEYTAWDAREGVEDAKALVEFVEGTFAEGIVPGYEYVGPAATLLENAQSRGQEAADGERGGMPL
- a CDS encoding pyridoxal phosphate-dependent aminotransferase; protein product: MPTPTARVTRAEHSSIRVMFDLAERHDGDLVRLEVGEPDFDTPEHVVDAAARAARAGETHYTSNAGLPACRRAISDVLATEYDVQYDPDEIVVTVGGMEALHLAVLSTVGPGEELLVPGPTWPNYETQAILAGGSLREVPMPAASDFDLEADRVIDAMSDETGAVVLTTPSNPTGRVFDPEECRAVVEAAADHGAYVIADEVYLGLTYDREPTGIAAYTDHPDHVLTVGSCSKAYAMTGWRLGWLAGDRHLLECVLAVRESTTACASSVAQHAAIAALTGPQEPFEEMRREFRRRRDLVVDRVEAIDGLSCPRPEGAFYAYLDPGIDGESLPLAKYLLTEHGVVLAPGDGFGDATPGRLRLSFANSIDRLEEGFDRIEAGLAQY
- the cofC gene encoding 2-phospho-L-lactate guanylyltransferase; translation: MQVVVPFAAETPKTRLESVLSPVERSTVARAMLTDVVSALVETGHEPTVLSTASLADANGPGLSSLPAAVTVDDRPLTEAVNARLPTSAGETVAVVMADLALATPTALERLFSADADVVIAPGRGGGTNALVVRHPSFRVDYHGASYLDHVRIAREVGASCVSIDSFRLSTDIDEPGDLVEVLLHGDGQAAATLEELGFGLEIDEGRVAVSRSGGVRRQ
- a CDS encoding potassium channel family protein codes for the protein MRFVIIGAGRVGLRTARVLREEGHDLTLIERDEAMVRRAQRESFTVVTGDGSRESILEDAGVESADAVGALTSDLNVNFTACMIATHYGCRTVMRIDEAYREEIYRKYADEVDEVVYPERLGAIGAKNALLGGTIRAIADVAPNLQIVELTVTDEAPTNGYTMGELELPADATILAHGKRDRSLEIPSPDESLEIGDRLVVLADFDVLSDVRQLVVGERPTQAAANAGTGGIN
- a CDS encoding Lrp/AsnC family transcriptional regulator — translated: MVTAFVMVKANTGEADRLRTEMEAIDGVDSAHIVAGDIDIIAKAQVDTPAAVKEIAATQIQDIDGVEGTQTYIAMD
- a CDS encoding Lrp/AsnC ligand binding domain-containing protein, which codes for MVHAFIMIKTAAGKSEGLLASIRDLESVSTAHIVAGNYDIIAEVDAPEVYDVLKAVSSSIQGLEGVTDTKTYIAMD
- a CDS encoding DUF1611 domain-containing protein; translated protein: MHVAILAHEKFPGRAKTALGVLRYADYEAVAVVDRENDGRRVNDYVPDVQDAPIVAGMDDLDADAVDTLLIGIAPIGGGFDESWREDVRTALEYGCDVVSGLHYFLSEDEEFVRLAEENGCELQDVRKPHDDLTVAEGVAGDIDAEVILTVGTDCSVGKMTVSMELVRDAREAGLDAAVVPTGQTGIMIEGWGNPVDRVVSDFTAGAVEEMLVELGDEHDYLFVEGQGSIVHPAYSAVTCGILHGSMPDKLVLCHEAGREAIHGYESFSLPSIPTYVDLYENLSAPVSEAEVVAGALNTAGLEDDVAARDAVDAYAETLGAPATDVIRFETDDIIEALR
- the tmk gene encoding dTMP kinase, with translation MLVTLEGLDGSGKTTVWEALRERYPNATFTREPTNDSWYGDAVYRSIDDDDADPLAELFLYTADHADHLSRVIEPALERGDLVISDRYADSRFAYQGATLEGYDRLAVDDPLEYVVDVHDPFTIEPDLTVYLELDPETAADRAGTTNKFERAAYLESVHANYERLLECDPDRFVRVDATQEPDAVFEKVDGVLADAIGD
- a CDS encoding SDR family NAD(P)-dependent oxidoreductase codes for the protein MPAAVVTGSSRGIGKAIALRFADDGYDVAVNYRSSADAADAVVDEIRDRGQAAVAVGADVSNADAAARLVDAAADAFGGVDHVVNNAGVDQHVVTEDLEPSDFDRIMDVNVNSAFAVTKAALPFLHASTADPSVTNVSSILAHTGAAIECHYAASKGALLSLTRSHARDFAPGIRVNAVAPGHVETDMTGDRSPAEKREELAVIPVDRYGRPDEIADAVAYLRDATFVTGETLNVNGGELMC